The Montipora foliosa isolate CH-2021 chromosome 1, ASM3666993v2, whole genome shotgun sequence genome has a window encoding:
- the LOC137996340 gene encoding uncharacterized protein, with translation MAASRVKKDRSKNKTLGGFSLASLLKSKHGLACVANIDARGDVPINALFKRSSENSKPSTFDFASILGYVGGEFRDGFSQVNLEENEAVRFLQTQIASLEEKRIGMAIGPVEDVAALFLLPLYVKSMKKGFRFPDSETENAFDYFRRVAHYSRYSSPEDCFRIKLRSLSGRDITKARDSLSEDLNLWSIDEVEIEFHECPFPPAPPNWPSSSSTDFDNDPTGMLQHLGWALKAYEDADNWKKLAAMKFSTPENYERFGGMVKQQALWYIWKGNLEKAAVMVHCWNRLEDNRKMGNPLDIKNPAIDVIFNTTHNDLSNDSFFDGCPKPDARTLRVNKCDVCSGPVYVRNLDSIREPYGRTCVDRDGNAEFGSEDVRDNMAKLLFAISKFGCNHDFETSATHCFKEALHVFLAHSFNQFYWRIKPTRQMKEATEAQTIPAIVKLLSNKGKGELDLPMFSRSCESILRDALLKHCESKLKENQIITICDFFRVRLGLLVYDIQKIANDTKEEKLAGGESEKDVAFDLLSKTMIPSFASEFQGKWTRLPEAKRQKILTTDSKVLLKTCDETFEKMRKIYSRQQRNLEGQGLVLKKSTRRDDHTSDDEKKANKAENMSELFIPDCCTDGLCSCKDAKKFYNTFVNILSSENNPVPFYKCDSTGNIVMNEEMCQDQDGDNVGCMVAFNFEYINTTLNSIEKEKFSSCPRLALMCKRVCQNVYPLVIISLCQGFVEVQQKKDTSKSDLHTCPTCGKKEEKAGEFKRCGSCKNAYYCCRKCQVQDWKAGHKQKCGQ, from the coding sequence ATGGCGGCGTCAAGAGTGAAGAAGGATCGGTCTAAAAACAAGACACTTGGGGGATTTTCTTTAGCTTCACTGTTAAAGTCCAAACATGGCCTAGCATGTGTGGCTAATATAGATGCCAGAGGAGATGTACCTATTAACGCGCTTTTTAAGAGATCCAGCGAAAATAGCAAACCTTCAACGTTCGACTTTGCTTCCATCTTGGGATACGTTGGAGGTGAGTTTCGAGACGGCTTTAGTCAAGTAAATCTTGAAGAAAACGAAGCTGTTCGCTTCCTACAAACACAGATTGCCTCGCTTGAAGAAAAACGTATAGGGATGGCTATTGGACCAGTGGAAGATGTAGCGGCACTATTTTTGCTCCCTCTGTATGTAAAATCGATGAAGAAAGGATTTCGTTTTCCAGATAGTGAAACAGAAAACGCCTTTGATTATTTCAGGCGAGTGGCACATTATAGTCGGTATTCCTCTCCAGAGGATTGCTTTCGTATAAAGTTAAGAAGTCTTTCAGGTCGCGATATTACGAAAGCTCGTGACAGTTTGTCAGAGGACTTGAATTTGTGGTCTATTGATGAAGTTGAAATTGAATTCCACGAGTGTCCGTTTCCTCCCGCCCCACCAAACTGGCCTTCCAGTTCGTCCACTGATTTTGATAATGATCCAACGGGAATGTTACAACATTTAGGATGGGCACTTAAAGCTTACGAAGATGCTGACAACTGGAAGAAATTAGCTGCAATGAAATTTAGCACTCCAGAGAATTACGAGAGATTCGGTGGCATGGTCAAACAGCAAGCCTTATGGTACATATGGAAAGGGAATCTAGAAAAGGCTGCTGTTATGGTTCATTGTTGGAACAGGCTTGAGGACAACCGGAAAATGGGGAACCCTCTGGACATAAAAAATCCTGCTATTGATGTCATTTTTAATACGACACATAACGACCTGTCAAATGACAGCTTCTTTGATGGATGTCCAAAGCCTGATGCCAGAACATTACGTGTAAACAAGTGTGATGTTTGCTCTGGTCCTGTGTATGTAAGAAATCTAGACTCTATTAGGGAACCGTATGGGCGCACATGTGTTGATAGGGATGGCAATGCTGAATTTGGTTCTGAAGACGTTCGTGATAATATGGCTAAGTTGCTGTTTGCTATTTCAAAGTTTGGTTGTAATCATGACTTTGAAACCTCAGCAACACATTGCTTCAAAGAAGCTCTTCATGTATTTCTGGCACATTCATTTAATCAGTTCTACTGGAGAATCAAGCCAACAAGGCAAATGAAAGAAGCTACAGAAGCACAAACCATTCCAGCTATCGTTAAACTTCTATCAAATAAAGGCAAAGGAGAACTGGATTTGCCTATGTTTTCACGTTCATGTGAATCAATTTTAAGGGATGCCTTACTCAAGCACTGTGAAAGTAAGCTTAAAGAAAATCAGATCATCACTATATGTGATTTTTTTCGTGTAAGGCTTGGCCTCCTTGTTTATGATATCCAAAAGATAGCAAATGATACCAAAGAAGAAAAACTTGCTGGGGGAGAAAGCGAGAAAGATGTTGCTTTTGACCTTTTATCAAAGACAATGATTCCTTCTTTTGCATCTGAGTTCCAAGGCAAGTGGACTCGACTTCCCGAGGCCAAGAGACAAAAGATCTTGACAACAGACTCCAAGGTGTTACTCAAGACTTGTGATGAAACCTTTGAAAAGATGAGAAAGATATATAGTCGTCAACAGAGAAATCTCGAAGGCCAAGgtcttgttttgaaaaaatcaacaAGAAGGGATGATCACACTTCAGATGATgagaaaaaagcaaacaaagcagAGAACATGTCTGAGCTTTTTATTCCAGATTGTTGCACAGATGGTTTATGTTCTTGTAAAGATGCTAAAAAGTTCTACAACACTTTTGTCAACATTTTGTCTAGTGAGAACAACCCAGTGCCTTTCTACAAGTGTGATTCCACTGGCAATATTGTCATGAATGAAGAAATGTGTCAGGACCAAGATGGGGACAATGTTGGTTGCATGGTAGCTTTCAATTTTGAATACATCAATACCACTTTGAActcaattgaaaaagaaaagttttctTCATGTCCGCGATTAGCCTTAATGTGTAAGAGAGTTTGCCAGAACGTCTATCCTTTGGTTATCATTAGCTTGTGCCAAGGATTTGTTGAGGTTCAACAAAAGAAAGATACATCGAAGTCTGATCTACATACCTGCCCAACCTGTggaaaaaaggaggaaaaagCTGGTGAATTCAAACGATGTGGTAGCTGCAAAAATGCGTACTATTGTTGTCGCAAATGCCAAGTGCAAGATTGGAAAGCTGGGCATAAACAAAAGTGTGGACAGTGA